From the genome of Streptomyces sp. NBC_00523:
GCCCGGACCGCCGCGCCGAGAAGCGTGGTGTCCGGCACGGGCGGGCCCTCGGGGACGGGGACGGGCGCGGACCGGGGCGGGGTGCGGAGGGCCCCGGCGCGGGTGATCAGGACGTCGCCGTCGGCGGACTCCGCGGCGGGGGCGTACCCCATCTCGCGCAGCCCGTCGAGCAGGGACGCCGGGTCGGCCCGCGCCGCCAGCACCGTCGGCGCGATCCGGCGCAGCCGCAGCGCGGCTGACCGCTTGTCGGCCAGGATCTCGCCGAGCACGGTCTCGTCGTCGCAGCGCACGTACGAGGAGGCCGCGCCGATCCGGAGGTGCCCGTGGCGGCGGGCCACGTCGTCGATGAGATAGCTCAGCGGCTGCGGCACCGGCGTACGGCTGTGCGTGGCGAGGAAGGCGTGCAGGTCGGCGGCGGTCTGCCCGGCGTCCAGGGCCCGGCGTACGGACCCGGGCGTGAAGCGGTACACCGTCGCCCCGCCCTTGGACTCGACGTCCGCGAGCGTGCCGAGCATGTCGGCCAGCGGGCGTTCCAGCGGACCGGGCGCGACGGCCGTCAGGTCGGCCTGGAGCAGCACGTGGTCCAGGGGCTCCGGCAGCAGCGGGGCGAGCAGCCCGGCGGCCTTCGCGGGCCCCTCGGTGAGCAGGGCGCGGGTCTGGCCGGCGAGCGCGCCGCGCCCCGTGATGCCCAGCAGCTCCGACTCGTTCAGCGTCCACAGGGCGATCCGGGACCGCAGATCCGTGGTCCCCTCGGCGGCGGCCCCGCGCAGCGGCCGCTCCCAGCGGAGCCGGGCGAGCACGGACTCGGGGTCGGGCGCGGTGCCGGCCGGCAACGTGTCGAGCAGGGCGAGGACCCGGTGGCGTACCTCCGGCGCGGCGGAACGGTCCAGGTCGGGGCCGAGCGCGGACAGCGCCCGCCCCTTCGCGTCCTGGCCGCCGACCAGGCCGGAGGTCCGGGTCGCGGTGAGCCAGGCCGTCGCGAGGGTGACCCACCGCTCCTGCGCGGGCGCCTCCAGCCACTCGTCGGACGCCGGCGTCGGCGCGTACCGCTCGTCCGCCTCGCCGTCGGAGGCCAGCAGCCCGGCCGCGTACGCGAGTTCCACCCAGAACGCGGCGGCCGGCTCGGTGACGTCCAGCGCGGTCGCCGTCTTCCGCAGCTCCCGCACGCTCAGCCCGCCCGCGCGCAGGACGGCCGGGCCGCCGCCGTTCCAGTGCTTCAGCAGCTCCTCGACGGTCGACACCGCCAGGAACGCCTGGCCGGCCGCCGCGCTGTCCACAGCCTGTGGATCGCGTTCGGCGACGGCGGTCACGGCCGGAGGCCGGGGTTCCGGCGTCCGGTGGGCACGCCCGGCCCGCAGATGCAGCGCCGCCTCGCGCGGCAGCACGACGGTCCGGGTCGAGACGGGCAGCAGCAGCCCCCGGTCGCGCAGCCACTTCACGGGCGCCGTCGGATTCGGCGTGACCTCCCCGTACGGCGGCCCCCACACGAGCCGGTCCAGCACCGCTAGGGCCTCCGTGGGCGCGGTGTCCAGCAGCTCGCCCATCCGGGCGCGGTCGGTGAACAGCCCGGTCAGGGCCGCCACCGCGGACACCGGGTCGTGCGTGGCGGGCAGCCCGGCGGCGGCCAGGATCTCCTGGAGCCGGCCGGGCGACATGCCCGCGGTGGCCTCGGCGACGGTCGGCCCGAGACCGGTGGGGGAGGGGTGCTGCGGCGACGGCGACAGCAGCTCCCGCGCCGTGCGGACGAGCCGGAGCCGGTCGTCGTCGCCCCAGACGAGCGCCTGCTCCCGCAGGGTCCCGAGCGCGCCGGGCAGCGCCTCGGTGATCGCGGTGCCCACGTCGTCGCGCTGCTCGCCGTCGTCCTGCCCGTCGCCGGTCAGCAGCCCGAGCAGCGTGTCGTACGGTGCCGGGTCGGGCGCCACCGCGAGCGCCTCGGCGGCCTGGAGGGCGAACCGGTCCAGGCGTTCCAGGGCGCGTACGACGGACGCGCGGGTGCCCGCGCGCGTGGCGAGCTGCGTGATGTCGCCCGGCACGGGGGAGAGGAGATCGGGCCGCGCCCGCAGCAGCCCGGCCAGTGACTCGTCGTCCCGGGCGCGCAGCGCCTCGGCGAGCGTCCGCGGTGGTGTGGTCGTCCCCATCCGCCCCACGTTAGCCGCTCCGGACAGCCCTGAGGGCGCTACCGTCGGTGCAGGCCGGTGGCGGGGAACCGAGGGGAAGCGACGCGTGGGGATCGAGAGCGACCAGCTCGTCTACGACTACCTGAGCCGGGTCGGCGACCTGGCTCAGCAGCAACAGTTGCCGTCGGGCGCCCGAATGCGCCTCATCGCGGAGCTCCGCACGGAAATCGACCGCCGCCGCGAGGCGCAGGGCGCCCACACCCCCGGTCAGGTACGCCGCATCATCGGCGCGCTCGGCACCCCGGACGACCTGGTGGCGGCAGCGGCGAAGACGGGGGCGGCGGAGCCGCCGGAGCATCCGGAAATCCCTGAACCACGTCGCGCGAGTCTTCGGGGTCCGGCCGCGCGGGGGGCCGCCCCGGACGCCCCCGCGCCGCGCCGCGCGGCCAAGGGCCGCTTCGGGCTGCGGCGGCCGAACCCGGACGCCGACGCTCCGGTGCCGCAGCAGGCGGATCCGGACGACTCGGCCCCGTACCGGGTCGGCCCCGACGACTCCGCCCCCCACCGGCTGGGCATGGACGAGCTGGGGGCGGACGCCGGTGACGGCGAGTGGTGGCGGGACGAGCCCGGGCCGTTCGGTGAGACGGGGCCCGGGGCGTTCGGCGAGTTCGGCCCGGGTACGGAGGTGCCGGGGTTCCGGGGCGGCGTCGAGATCCCGGCGCTGCTGCGGCCGCCGGAGCCGGAGCCGGAGGCCGAGGAGGAGGAAGAGGAGGACGAGGCTCCGGAGGAGGAGGCGGAGCCGGAGGCCCCTCCGGAGAAGGCGCGCCGCCGGTTCCGCCGCGCCCGCCCGGTCCTGGCGGCCCCCGAGGCGGCCCCCCGCCGGGGCATCGGCCACCCCGTCCTGCTGCTGGCGGCCGCCCTTCTCGTGGTGGGCGCCGCGATGGGCTCCCTGCTGGCCCTCGCGGGCGGCTGGCTGCTCGCGTACAGCTCCCGCAAACTGTCCCGCGCGGAAGCGAAGTGGGCCGCGATGGGCCTCCCCGGCGTGATCGCGACGGCCGCCCTGGTCTGGCTCTGGGGCCGCATGGACGGCCGCTGGGGCACCCCGATCCCGGAACACGGCATGAAGGACGCGCTGAGCGACGTATGGCCGGTCACAGTACGCACGGCGGCGGTGGCGTCGGCGCTGTTCCTGCTGTGGCGGTCGAGGCGGAGGTAGGGGGAGCGCCGCCCCGTCCGGCGAGGACGGAACCGAGCGCCTCCTGGACGCCCGCGCCACCCAAGCCCGTCCGGCGTTTGAGGACGGAACCCCGCGCCCGGGCCCCCGGCGGCCCACCGTCCCGCCCACCCGGGCGCGCCCGAAACCCCACCCCCGGCCGAAGGCCGGCCCGGCACAATGGGTCGTATGACCCCCTCACCCCTCACGGTCGGCTTCGACCTGGACATGACGCTCATCGACTCCCGCCCCGGCATCAAGGCCGTCTACGAGGCCCTCGTCGCCGAGACGGGCACCCCGATCGACACCGATCTCGTGGTGAGCCGCCTCGGCCCCCCGCTGGAGGACGAGCTCGCGAACTGGTTCCCCGCCGCCGACGTCCCCGCCATGGCCAACCGGTACCGGGCGATGTACCCCACGTACGCCATCGAGCCGACCCTCGCCCTGCCCGGCGCCCGGGAGGCGATCGAGGCGATACGGGAGCGCGGCGGCCGCACGATGGTCGTCACCGCCAAGTACGAGCCGAACGCCAAGCTGCACCTGACCCACCTCGGCATCGAGCCGGACGTCATCGCGGGCAACCTCTGGGCCGAGCAGAAGGCCGTCGCGCTGAAGGAGCACGGCGCCACGGTCTACGTGGGCGACCACATCGGCGACGTCCGCGGCGCCCAGGCCGCGAACGCCGTCCCGGTGGGCGTCACGACGGGCCCCTGCGACGCGGAGGAACTGCGCACGGCCGGAGCGCACACCGTCCTCGCCTCGCTCACCGAACTCCCCGCCTGGCTGGACGCGTACACGCGGCGCACCGCGCGCTAACGCGCCCCGAACAGCTCCCGGAACGCCCTGGCCCGCTCCCCGATGACCCGCATGCGCGCGTCCCACTCGGGCCCCTGCGCATGGGCCGGGTCGGTGGTGATCTGGCCGTCGTGCTTCCGGTAGAGGAGCCCCACCTCGGCGATGAACCAGCCCGGGCTGAAGGCGTCGAGCCCGAGCAGCAGCCCGGTGTCGCCCGAGGCCGGCAGGGCGGTCCAGCCGCCGAGGGCGACGATGAGCTGCCGGCGTACGCAGAGGGTGGCCGGGTGGACCTGCGCCCGGTGGTGCAGTTCCCAGTGGGCGAGGACGTCGCCCGGCTCGACCGGCCCCTCCGCCGGGTCCGGGAAGCCGACGCGGCTGCCGTCCGGCATCAGGTCCAGCACGGCCGAGGTGACCCACCCGACCTGGGGCCGCTCGGTCAGCACCCGGATGTCCCGGGCGAGGGCCCCCTCGGTCAGCAGGTCATCGGCGTCCAGCGTCTTGACGAGTTCCCCGTACGACCGCCCCAGCGCCACGGTCTGCGAGACATGCGGCCCGCCGCGCCGCGAGGAAGCGACCTTGATCCGGGGATCGTCCGGCAGCAACTCCGCCGCCCCGACCCCCTCCCCGTCCTCCTGTATCAGCCACTCCCACTCCCACCCCTCGGGCAGCACCTGGCCCGCGAGCGAGTCGTACGTCTCCCGCAGATACGTGAGCCCGGCCCGGTGCACGGGGGTGATGAGGGACAGGAGCTTGGTCATGAGCGGCCTTCCGGGCAGAGGAACAACATGCCCGGGGCAGCGAAGCACAGCCCCGACACCCCGTCAAAAGCCTCGCGGAGAGACCGAATCAGCGGTCCGGGCGGCGCGCCTCATGCGTACGTGGATCTCCCGCAGCCGTTCCCCGCCGGACGGGCCGTCGCCGTCGCCCAGCACGTAGTGCAGCCCCGGTCTGGCGGTCGATCCGAGCCGCACCGGCACGGTGTCGGCGAGGGCTGTGCCGGTGAGGTCGAGACCAGCGACGGCGTCGGGCCCCAGGGTGAAGGAGACGGGCACTGGAGGCGGTTCGTACCGGGCTGCGGTACTCAGGTCGGCCCGGGCGGAACGCAGTTGGGTGACCATGGTCGCGAGGCCGTGCCCCGTGGACAGGGACGCCGCGAGTTCCGGCACGTGATCCAGCGGCACGTCGTGGCCGGGCCCGTAGCCGAGGACGATCGTGGCGCGTTCCTCGACGCCGGCAGCGGTGTGCGACACCCGCACGGTGGCGATCGAGGGTCGGCCCGAACCGCCCACGGCGACCACCCAGGTGGGCAGGGACTGCCGGGCGCGCCCACGGGCCAGTTCGGTCAGCTGGCGCGGTGACCAGGGCACGTTGACGGGCTCCGCGGTGGACCACCCGGCGGGTGGCGCTCCCGTGAGCGTGCGCCAGGCCAGCTCCAGGGCGCCGCCGAGGACGAGGCGGTCATCGGCCGGATGAATCGTGCGCAGGGAGAGGAGCAGCTGCCGTTCCCCCTCGTACCCGGCCCGCCGCCGGAAGGCCTCCGCGGTCCGGGGCGCGCCGTTGTCCGTGGTGGCGGGGGCGAAGTGCCCGTCGTGCCAGTTGAGTACGGCCCCCGAGAGGCCGTCGTAGTAGCCGCACTCCGGATCCCGGACGACCCAGCGCGAAGGCACCCCGTCGAGCAAGGTGTGAACGGGGAACGTGAGCCGGGTATCCGGAGGCGTGACGAGTTGCAGCTCCCGCCCGGTGCGTACGGCACTACGGGCGACGTCGGTCAGCCACGTGGTCGCGGCCACGACGGGGCGTCCCTGGATGACGACGGCCGCCCTCGCGGTGAGCACGTCGACACCGGGGGGCGCCGTATCGCCGCTGAGCCCCGCGAGGCCGGGGACCACCTCGGTGTGCCCGGCCCGGGGCGGCCAGACGGCGCCCCCGAGCACCGCTGCCAGCCGCCCCCCGACGGACCCCGCGAGCCGGGCCGCGCCCGCCGCCGCACTGGACGCCCGCGCCTCCGTCCACCACACGGGCGACTCGTCCCAGACACCCTTGCCGAGCAGCCTCTCGACCTCGCCGGACACTTGGAGATACCGGGGTGCTTCGAGCGAGACCAGCGTCTGTCCGGAGTCCGCGCACAGTCGCACGACGGCCCCGTCCCCGGCCTCGTCCACCCGCAGGTCGGGGCCGCCCGCGTGCAACCCGGCCAGCAGCGCCTTCGGGTCGGGCATTCGGGGGGTGAGTGCGATGACGTCCTGGGTCATGCTGCTCCGTCTTGTGAGGATGGCGCGCGATGCGGTCAGTACCGGCCGGACAGCTCCTCCAGGGCGTCCAGGGACGGTGCTTCCACGGGACCCCCCTCGGCGATGACACCGGCTTCCGGCGGCGCGGGGCGCCGGACCGCGTCCCGCAGTGCCGCGAGCGGGGTGAGCCCGCTGCGACGGGCTTCCCTGAGGGCCGTGACCCAGGCCGCCCCGGCGTCGAACGCCTCGTCACCGGCTGCGGTACGGGGGACGTACCCGGCGGCGGAATCGTCGACGGCCGCCCAGACGAATCCCAGCGTCCGGTCGTCCCGCCGGACCGCGACGTACCGGACGGGGCCGTCGGCGATCTGCTCGTAGTCGTCCTCGGACCGCGGCAAGCGGGAGTCGAGCAGCCGTGCGCGGTCGAGCGTCTCGAAGGTCCCCCAGGCATCGTCGTAGGCGGGACCTTCGGCCCGTACGTCCCTGAATCCGGTCGTGCTCGGTGCCGCGTACCGATTCTCCTCACCCGCTTCGGGCGGACCGCCCAGCAGCGCCGAGATGCCGTCGAGCGCG
Proteins encoded in this window:
- a CDS encoding helicase C-terminal domain-containing protein, encoding MGTTTPPRTLAEALRARDDESLAGLLRARPDLLSPVPGDITQLATRAGTRASVVRALERLDRFALQAAEALAVAPDPAPYDTLLGLLTGDGQDDGEQRDDVGTAITEALPGALGTLREQALVWGDDDRLRLVRTARELLSPSPQHPSPTGLGPTVAEATAGMSPGRLQEILAAAGLPATHDPVSAVAALTGLFTDRARMGELLDTAPTEALAVLDRLVWGPPYGEVTPNPTAPVKWLRDRGLLLPVSTRTVVLPREAALHLRAGRAHRTPEPRPPAVTAVAERDPQAVDSAAAGQAFLAVSTVEELLKHWNGGGPAVLRAGGLSVRELRKTATALDVTEPAAAFWVELAYAAGLLASDGEADERYAPTPASDEWLEAPAQERWVTLATAWLTATRTSGLVGGQDAKGRALSALGPDLDRSAAPEVRHRVLALLDTLPAGTAPDPESVLARLRWERPLRGAAAEGTTDLRSRIALWTLNESELLGITGRGALAGQTRALLTEGPAKAAGLLAPLLPEPLDHVLLQADLTAVAPGPLERPLADMLGTLADVESKGGATVYRFTPGSVRRALDAGQTAADLHAFLATHSRTPVPQPLSYLIDDVARRHGHLRIGAASSYVRCDDETVLGEILADKRSAALRLRRIAPTVLAARADPASLLDGLREMGYAPAAESADGDVLITRAGALRTPPRSAPVPVPEGPPVPDTTLLGAAVRAIRAGDDAATVVHAQKDTAAATPPGALPRTTAAETLVTVQAAAMTGSAVWIGYVNAEGAASQRVIAPVRVEGGYVTAYDHTADEIRTYPLHRITGVAELAE
- a CDS encoding DUF6177 family protein — its product is MTQDVIALTPRMPDPKALLAGLHAGGPDLRVDEAGDGAVVRLCADSGQTLVSLEAPRYLQVSGEVERLLGKGVWDESPVWWTEARASSAAAGAARLAGSVGGRLAAVLGGAVWPPRAGHTEVVPGLAGLSGDTAPPGVDVLTARAAVVIQGRPVVAATTWLTDVARSAVRTGRELQLVTPPDTRLTFPVHTLLDGVPSRWVVRDPECGYYDGLSGAVLNWHDGHFAPATTDNGAPRTAEAFRRRAGYEGERQLLLSLRTIHPADDRLVLGGALELAWRTLTGAPPAGWSTAEPVNVPWSPRQLTELARGRARQSLPTWVVAVGGSGRPSIATVRVSHTAAGVEERATIVLGYGPGHDVPLDHVPELAASLSTGHGLATMVTQLRSARADLSTAARYEPPPVPVSFTLGPDAVAGLDLTGTALADTVPVRLGSTARPGLHYVLGDGDGPSGGERLREIHVRMRRAARTADSVSPRGF
- a CDS encoding HAD family hydrolase, which codes for MTPSPLTVGFDLDMTLIDSRPGIKAVYEALVAETGTPIDTDLVVSRLGPPLEDELANWFPAADVPAMANRYRAMYPTYAIEPTLALPGAREAIEAIRERGGRTMVVTAKYEPNAKLHLTHLGIEPDVIAGNLWAEQKAVALKEHGATVYVGDHIGDVRGAQAANAVPVGVTTGPCDAEELRTAGAHTVLASLTELPAWLDAYTRRTAR
- a CDS encoding glycosyltransferase, with product MTKLLSLITPVHRAGLTYLRETYDSLAGQVLPEGWEWEWLIQEDGEGVGAAELLPDDPRIKVASSRRGGPHVSQTVALGRSYGELVKTLDADDLLTEGALARDIRVLTERPQVGWVTSAVLDLMPDGSRVGFPDPAEGPVEPGDVLAHWELHHRAQVHPATLCVRRQLIVALGGWTALPASGDTGLLLGLDAFSPGWFIAEVGLLYRKHDGQITTDPAHAQGPEWDARMRVIGERARAFRELFGAR